Proteins co-encoded in one Oreochromis aureus strain Israel breed Guangdong linkage group 3, ZZ_aureus, whole genome shotgun sequence genomic window:
- the LOC120433555 gene encoding Fc receptor-like protein 5: MGLTALSVLCLFLLNITLCCGDAQDAELSLKPNVSHLFAGESVTFICDMREGNATDWLYKFNWNDQEMVHFTKSSSYSLYLTAELSGNYQCIGRRNGLTDFTKQSNNLTLSISALRPTATITADKTTIPVGGSVTLTCSVQGSAGWTYDWFRQIPDSREVAINTNSLQNFISVSDEGIYQCRGRRGNPVFFTNLSKVYHSQKTLSNRAFVTLQQNWTQIFSGEMITIKCEIQGGENTEWQYEWRTTSSKTPPTHSEYNISRASFSYNGQYWCKGRRDLFFSTAWSDAFTLKVSNKPRPTITAERRTIPAGGNATLSCSVGSYNEWKYFWFRRASVFTEIQVIRNEEPDQMITVTQGGIYYCKGGRGNPVFFTEDSDPITIEKRVSSKAVVSLEPSWPLIFSGEKITVRCRISLGRRTEWEYEWSKPDSSTVLTNNASINLNASVISSGSYRCMGKNKQELYSVTEWSDVITLTVSGNRPKASISADSRVLPEGDAVTLTCSVTPSTPGWSYYWYRGKKTSEPLTMAEVVLHSDGQIGVSQEGDYWCRGGRGNPVYYTDYSDVISIKKTVRNRPAVTLHPNWPEVYSRETITLKCEIPGEDTEWDYEWATSSSHQPPNQNEYKINSVSTSHHGHYWCKGRMRSAQQNSTMWSASFQLKIVYNKPRPVLTVSPSWLSPGASVTLNCEVEHPSAGWSFYWYKAVHDLKTYSYEYYIYELLPDGSRTAQDSYIIHGQTHTAGYVCRAGRGDPEYHTDHSQPKFVWSADLNSAASLTVSPNSVQHFIYDSVTLNCSGNSSQWRIMIFTQHGYLRKLRECGNWGIMTESTCNIDLDWYHRYHRYPVYWCESESGQFSNGINITSRFTGVILVSPVHPVNEGDSVALGCKLRTGNFNSTVAFYKNGKLIQNDDREKLNIPAVSKSDEGFYKCGYSGHESPESWMSVKGSRSSLSVSLITGLVSGVSLILLLSLLLCCWHKKSKGTLCIRPAQSQETSQTAATVQTMSQDENQQQTYSSLLHGDMNVYESCRSSENTGGRTDDYRNISLQLRSVGQRRKRDDPEETSDYHNVDPNSATDP, translated from the exons ATGGGGCTCACTGCGCTCAGTGTGCTGTGCTTATTCT TGCTGAATATTACCCTCTGCTGTGGAGACGCTCAAG ATGCTGAGCTGAGTCTTAAACCAAACGTGTCCCATTTATTTGCTGGAGAGTCTGTAACCTTCATCTGTGACATGAGAGAGGGAAATGCCACTGACTGGCTTTACAAATTCAACTGGAATGATCAAGAAATGGTCCACTTCACTAAAAGTAGCTCCTACTCACTTTACCTGACAGCAGAGCTGAGTGGGAATTATCAATGTATTGGTCGCCGCAATGGCTTGACAGATTTTACAAAACAGAGTAATAACCTGACTCTGTCCATATCAG CACTCAGACCCACGGCGACTATAACAGCAGACAAGACAACTATTCCAGTGGGGGGCTCGgtgacactgacctgctctgttCAGGGCTCTGCTGGCTGGACATATGATTGGTTCAGACAAATCCCAGATTCTCGTGAAGTAGCAATTAATACGAACAGTTTGCAGAACTTCATTAGTGTCTCAGACGAAGGCATCTATCAgtgcagaggaagaagaggaaacccagttttCTTCACAAACCTCAGCAAAGTGTATCACAGTCAGAAAACAT TGTCCAACAGGGCCTTTGTGACTCTGCAACAGAACTGGACTCAGATATTCAGCGGTGAGATGATCACCATCAAATGTGAGATCCAAGGAGGAGAAAACACTGAGTGGCAGTATGAATGGAGAACAACAAGCTCAAAAACACCTCCCACACACAGTGAATACAACATCAGCAGGGCTTCATTTTCCTACAACGGGCAATATTGGTGTAAAGGTAGAAGAGACTTGTTCTTCTCAACAGCTTGGAGTGATGCTTTTACACTAAAAGTCT caaataaacCCAGACCCACAATTACTGCTGAGAGAAGAACTATACCAGCTGGAGGCAATGCAACACTCAGCTGCTCTGTGGGGAGCTACAATGAGTGGAAATACTTCTGGTTCAGACGCGCCTCAGTCTTTACAGAAATTCAGGTGATTAGAAACGAAGAACCAGATCAAATGATCACTGTCACACAGGGAGGTATCTACTACTGCAAGGGAGGGAGAGGAAACCCAGTTTTCTTCACAGAGGACAGTGATCCAATCACTATTGAAAAAAGAG tTTCCAGCAAAGCAGTTGTGTCCCTGGAGCCCAGCTGGCCTCTGATATTCAGTGGTGAGAAGATCACTGTTAGATGTCGGATTTCTTTAGGTAGACGCACTGAGTGGGAGTATGAGTGGAGCAAACCCGACTCAAGCACAGTTCTGACAAATAATGCATCCATCAATCTTAATGCATCTGTGATCAGCAGTGGAAGCTACAGGTGTATgggtaaaaacaaacaggagCTGTACTCTGTGACAGAGTGGAGTGATGTCATCACACTGACAGTCTCTG gaaacagaccAAAGGCCAGCATCAGTGCTGACAGTAGAGTCCTTCCAGAAGGTGATGCAGTCaccctgacctgctctgtgacACCATCTACTCCTGGTTGGAGTTACTACTGGTACAGAGGCAAGAAAACCTCAGAACCACTGACGATGGCAGAAGTTGTTCTCCACTCTGATGGACAAATCGGTGTATCACAGGAAGGAGACTATTGGTGCAGAGGAGGACGAGGCaacccagtttactacacagacTACAGTGATGTGATCAGTATTAAGAAAACTG TTAGAAACAGGCCTGCTGTGACTCTGCATCCAAACTGGCCTGAGGTATACAGCAGAGAGACAATCACTTTGAAATGTGAGATCCCAGGAGAAGACACTGAGTGGGATTATGAGTGGGCAACAAGCAGCTCGCATCAACCTCCAAACCAAAATGAATACAAGATTAACTCTGTTTCTACATCACACCATGGGCACTACTGGTGTAAGGGCAGGATGAGAAGTGCACAACAGAATTCAACAATGTGGAGTGCATCCTTTCAACTAAAGATAGTTTATA ATAAACCCCGTCCTGTCCTCACTGTGTCTCCATCATGGCTGAGTCCTGGAGCCTCAGTAACTCTGAACTGTGAGGTTGAACATCCGTCTGCAGGATGGAGCTTCTACTGGTATAAAGCTGTTCATGATCTGAAAACATACAGCTATGAATATTACATTTATGAGCTGCTACCTGATGGCAGTCGGACTGCACAGGACTCCTACATCATtcatggacagacacacacagcaggatatgtgtgcagagctggaagaggagacccagagtatcacactgatcacagtcaaccaaagtttgtctggtctgcag ATTTAAATTCAGCAGCCTCTCTCACAGTCAGTCCTAACAGTGTGCAGCACTTCATCTATGATTCAGTAACTCTGAATTGTTCTGGAAACTCTTCTCAGTGGAGAATAATGATATTTACTCAGCACGGCTACCTGAGAAAACTCCGGGAATGTGGAAACTGGGGGATAATGACTGAATCCACATGCAACATAGATCTTGACTGGTACCACCGGTATCACCGGTATCCtgtgtactggtgtgagtctgAATCAGGACAGTTCAGCAATGGAATCAACATCACTTCACGTT TTACTGGTGTGATCCTGGTGAGCCCTGTCCATCCAGTCAATGAGGGGGACTCTGTTGCTCTTGGCTGCAAGTTGAGGACAGGAAACTTCAATTCCACTGTTGCATTCTACAAAAATGGGAAACTAATTCAAAATGATGACCGAGAAAAGCTAAATATCCCTGCAGTGTCAAAGTCTGATGAAGGCTTCTACAAGTGTGGATATTCAGGGCATGAGTCACCAGAAAGTTGGATGTCAGTAAAAG GATCCAGATCTTCACTTTCTGTCTCTCTAATCACGGGGCTGGTTAGTGGTGTCTCACTGATTCTCCTGCTGTCCCTGCTGCTCTGTTGTTGGCACAAAAAATCAAAgg GTACACTTTGTATCAG ACCAGCCCAGTCTCAGGAAACCAGTCAGACTGCTGCTACAGTTCAAACTATGAGCCAGGATGAAAATCAGCAGCAAACATATTCCTCTCTTCTTCACG GTGACATGAACGTCTATGAGTCATGTAGATCTTCTGAAAACACTG GTGGACGGACAGATGACTACAGAAATATCTCTCTTCAGCTCAGAAGTGTTGGACAGAGGA GAAAGCGTGATGATCCAGAGGAAACCTCTGACTACCATAATGTAGATCCAAACTCAGCTACAG ATCCCTAA
- the LOC120433558 gene encoding uncharacterized protein LOC120433558, translated as MGLTALSVLCLFLLNITLCCGDAQDAELSLKPNVSHLFAGESVTFICDMREGNATDWLYKFNWNDQEMVHFTKSSSYLLYLTAELSGNYQCIGRRNGSTDFTKQSNNLTLSISALRPTATITADKTTIPVGGSVTLTCSVQGSAGWTYDWFRQIPDSREVVIDTNSLQNFIRVSDEGIYRCRGRRGNPVFFTNLSKVYHSQKTCEFDNFL; from the exons ATGGGGCTCACTGCGCTCAGTGTGCTGTGCTTATTCT TGCTGAATATTACCCTCTGCTGTGGAGACGCTCAAG ATGCTGAGCTGAGCCTTAAACCAAATGTGTCCCATTTATTTGCTGGAGAGTCTGTAACCTTCATCTGTGACATGAGAGAGGGAAATGCCACTGACTGGCTTTACAAATTCAACTGGAATGATCAAGAAATGGTCCACTTCACTAAAAGTAGCTCCTACTTACTTTACCTGACAGCAGAGCTGAGTGGGAATTATCAATGTATTGGTCGCCGCAATGGCTCAACAGATTTTACAAAACAGAGTAATAACCTGACTCTGTCCATATCAG CACTCAGACCCACGGCAACTATAACAGCAGACAAGACAACTATTCCAGTGGGGGGCTCGgtgacactgacctgctctgttCAGGGTTCTGCTGGCTGGACATATGATTGGTTCAGACAAATCCCAGATTCTCGTGAAGTAGTAATCGATACGAACAGTTTGCAAAACTTTATTCGTGTCTCAGATGAAGGCATCTATCgctgcagaggaagaagaggaaacccagttttCTTCACAAACCTCAGCAAAGTGTATCACAGTCAGAAAACATGTGAGTTTGATAACTTTttgtaa
- the LOC120433561 gene encoding Fc receptor-like protein 5, which yields MGKNKQELYSVTEWSDVITLTVSGNRPKASISADSRVLPEGDAVTLTCSVTPSSPGWSYYWYRGKKTSDPLTMAEVVLHSDGQIGVSQEGDYWCRGGRGNPVYYTDYSDVISIKKTVRNRPAVTLHPNWPEVYSRETITLKCEIPGEDTEWDYEWATSSSHQPPNQNEYKINSVSTSHRGHYWCKGRMRSAQQNSTMWSASFQLKIVYEPRPVLTVSPSWLSPGASVTLNCEVEHPSAGWSFYWYKAVRRASVDSDEIYSARIPERTPAMWQMGDDD from the exons ATgggtaaaaacaaacaggagCTGTACTCTGTGACAGAGTGGAGTGATGTCATCACACTGACAGTCTCTG gaaacagaccAAAGGCCAGCATCAGTGCTGACAGTAGAGTCCTTCCAGAAGGTGATGCAGTCaccctgacctgctctgtgacACCATCTTCTCCTGGTTGGAGTTACTACTGGTACAGAGGCAAGAAAACCTCAGACCCACTGACGATGGCAGAAGTTGTTCTCCACTCTGATGGACAAATCGGTGTATCACAGGAAGGAGACTATTGGTGCAGAGGAGGACGAGGCaacccagtttactacacagacTACAGTGATGTGATCAGTATTAAAAAAACTG TTAGAAACAGGCCTGCTGTGACTCTGCATCCAAACTGGCCTGAGGTATACAGCAGAGAGACGATCACTTTGAAATGTGAGATCCCAGGAGAAGACACTGAGTGGGATTATGAGTGGGCAACAAGCAGCTCACATCAACCTCCAAACCAAAATGAATACAAGATTAACTCTGTTTCTACATCACACCGTGGGCACTACTGGTGTAAGGGCAGGATGAGAAGTGCACAACAGAATTCAACAATGTGGAGTGCATCCTTTCAACTAAAGATAGTTTATG AACCCCGTCCTGTCCTCACTGTGTCTCCATCATGGCTGAGTCCTGGAGCCTCAGTAACTCTGAACTGTGAGGTTGAACATCCGTCTGCAGGATGGAGCTTCTACTGGTATAAAGCTGTTAGACGGGCGTCAG TGGACAGTGATGAAATTTACTCAGCACGGATACCTGAGAGAACACCCGCAATGTGGCAAATGGGGGATGATGACTGA